Proteins co-encoded in one Flavivirga eckloniae genomic window:
- a CDS encoding Lrp/AsnC family transcriptional regulator, with protein sequence MGKIKLDEIDHQILDMLIDNTRIPFTDIAKKLLISAGTVHVRVKKMEESGIIKGSSLMLDYKKLGYSFIAYVGVYLNNTSQTKFVLERINEIPYVTVAHITTGKFNIFCKIRAKSTEHAKEVIFLLDDIEGVYRTETMISLEESINDKKRLMHSIFKNL encoded by the coding sequence ATGGGGAAAATCAAATTAGACGAAATCGACCATCAAATTCTTGACATGTTAATTGATAACACAAGAATACCTTTTACAGACATAGCAAAGAAATTATTAATCTCTGCAGGAACAGTTCATGTTCGTGTAAAAAAAATGGAAGAATCCGGAATTATTAAAGGTTCTTCATTAATGTTAGATTATAAAAAACTAGGTTATTCATTTATTGCATACGTTGGTGTGTACTTAAACAATACCTCTCAAACGAAGTTTGTTTTAGAGCGCATTAATGAAATTCCATACGTTACTGTGGCGCATATAACTACTGGAAAGTTTAATATTTTCTGTAAAATTAGAGCCAAGAGCACAGAACATGCTAAGGAAGTTATCTTTCTACTAGACGATATAGAAGGTGTTTATAGAACAGAAACCATGATTTCTTTAGAGGAAAGTATTAATGATAAAAAACGTTTAATGCATTCTATATTTAAAAATTTATAG
- a CDS encoding cupin-like domain-containing protein: MNIVSEILDQSQPIEEVSSIDAAAFKKNYFKKKKPVIIKGLANTWESTKKWNLDFFLGLEDDKDVYLLSDNFIQDDNRYRKASFKDYIKQLKDAEENDKNFKDYLTTLDIFEYYPNLKSHIDFSFFEKHTKVNDITAWIGPANTISGFHADTANNVYAQIKGRKMFIICSTKFNKTMYPSSKHIYGAVASDVDINNFEKDRFPEFKNNDFMSVILEPGDVLFVPQNWWHYVQALDPSISISNFGYTKFEVYSLKFKERIIQSLHKRGYYKANHCFCCEKN, from the coding sequence ATGAATATCGTATCCGAAATCCTGGATCAAAGTCAGCCAATCGAGGAAGTAAGTTCTATAGATGCAGCAGCTTTTAAAAAAAACTATTTCAAAAAAAAGAAGCCTGTTATTATTAAAGGACTTGCCAACACATGGGAATCTACCAAAAAATGGAATTTAGATTTTTTCCTGGGGCTTGAAGATGATAAAGATGTATACTTGCTATCAGACAACTTTATTCAAGACGACAACAGGTACAGAAAAGCATCTTTTAAAGATTATATAAAACAATTAAAAGACGCTGAAGAAAATGACAAAAACTTTAAGGACTATTTAACTACGTTGGATATTTTTGAATACTATCCAAACCTTAAAAGCCATATAGATTTTTCCTTTTTTGAAAAGCATACCAAAGTAAACGACATAACAGCCTGGATAGGTCCTGCCAATACCATTTCTGGTTTTCATGCAGATACGGCCAACAATGTATACGCACAAATAAAAGGGCGGAAAATGTTTATTATCTGCTCAACAAAATTCAATAAAACGATGTACCCCAGTAGCAAGCATATTTATGGTGCCGTAGCTAGCGATGTGGATATTAATAACTTCGAAAAGGACAGGTTCCCGGAATTTAAGAATAATGACTTTATGAGTGTTATTCTAGAGCCTGGAGACGTATTGTTTGTACCGCAAAATTGGTGGCACTATGTACAAGCGCTCGATCCTTCAATAAGCATCAGTAACTTTGGCTATACCAAGTTTGAAGTTTATAGCTTGAAATTTAAGGAACGTATTATACAATCGTTACACAAAAGAGGTTATTACAAAGCCAACCACTGCTTCTGTTGCGAAAAGAACTAA
- a CDS encoding MBOAT family O-acyltransferase, translating to MVFNSLEFFIFLFIVFVLYWFLFKKSVKIQNIFLLVVSYVFYGWWDWRFLSLIILSTTVDYFVGIMIDSSTNKSKRKQWLWLSVLFNVGLLGFFKYYNFFVDSWVDMFSVFGYEMKSTWTLRVILPVGISFYTFQTMSYSFDIYYEKLKPTRDYLSFAAFVSFFPQLVAGPIERASNLLSQITNKREFSYNQTVSGLKLILWGLFKKVVVADALAPIVDDIFANYSTYPASVLILGVTMFSFQVYGDFSGYSDIAIGTAKLFGIELKSNFKFPNFSRNVAEYWQRWHVSLSTWFRHYVYIPLGGSRVTKLKSVRNIIIIFLVSGFWHGANWTFIFWGAFHALAYIPVFLMGRNTIYKNSVVGERTMFPSLVEIGQVLLTFSIITFSRIFFRSESITDAFAFIKRICSNFTYEAYIHPMGYRMIDYYVLIILFVLYEYRIRKDERSPFKFKSKLVRFIAYAIVVLGMLLFYDSNIDRSFIYFQF from the coding sequence ATGGTATTTAATTCTTTAGAGTTTTTTATTTTCCTTTTTATAGTCTTTGTGCTTTATTGGTTCCTCTTTAAAAAGAGTGTAAAAATTCAAAACATCTTTTTACTTGTAGTTAGTTATGTGTTTTATGGCTGGTGGGATTGGAGATTTCTTTCATTAATAATATTAAGCACTACTGTAGATTATTTTGTCGGGATCATGATAGATTCCAGTACCAACAAATCGAAACGAAAACAATGGCTTTGGCTAAGTGTTTTGTTTAATGTTGGGCTTTTAGGTTTTTTTAAATACTACAACTTTTTTGTAGACTCTTGGGTAGACATGTTTTCTGTGTTTGGGTACGAGATGAAAAGTACTTGGACATTACGGGTTATTCTTCCGGTAGGTATTTCTTTTTATACTTTCCAAACCATGTCTTATTCTTTCGATATATACTATGAGAAACTTAAACCTACGAGAGATTATTTGTCGTTTGCAGCCTTTGTGAGTTTCTTTCCGCAACTGGTAGCTGGACCTATAGAAAGGGCGTCTAATTTGCTCTCTCAAATAACTAACAAACGAGAGTTTAGTTACAATCAAACAGTAAGTGGTCTCAAGTTGATATTATGGGGACTCTTTAAAAAAGTAGTTGTTGCAGATGCTCTGGCTCCAATCGTAGATGATATTTTTGCAAATTATTCAACCTATCCAGCATCGGTACTTATTCTGGGGGTTACCATGTTTAGTTTTCAGGTTTATGGTGATTTTAGTGGCTATTCCGATATAGCTATTGGTACAGCTAAATTGTTTGGTATAGAGTTAAAATCTAATTTTAAATTCCCGAACTTTTCCAGAAACGTTGCAGAATATTGGCAGCGTTGGCACGTTTCGCTTTCTACATGGTTTAGGCATTATGTGTATATTCCGTTAGGAGGGTCTAGGGTAACCAAGCTTAAATCTGTAAGGAATATTATTATTATCTTTTTGGTTAGCGGGTTTTGGCACGGGGCAAATTGGACATTTATTTTCTGGGGAGCATTTCATGCTTTGGCTTATATTCCCGTTTTTTTAATGGGGAGAAATACCATTTATAAAAATAGTGTTGTAGGGGAGCGTACCATGTTTCCTTCTTTGGTTGAAATAGGGCAGGTGCTGCTTACATTTTCTATAATTACTTTTTCTAGAATATTTTTTAGATCGGAATCTATTACAGATGCATTTGCATTTATAAAAAGAATATGTTCTAACTTTACATATGAGGCATATATCCATCCGATGGGCTATAGAATGATAGATTATTATGTGCTCATAATTTTATTCGTTTTGTATGAATATCGCATTAGAAAAGATGAGCGCTCACCTTTCAAGTTTAAATCTAAATTAGTTAGGTTTATTGCTTATGCCATAGTTGTTTTAGGTATGCTTTTATTTTACGATAGTAATATCGATAGGTCCTTTATTTACTTTCAATTTTAA
- a CDS encoding ATP-grasp domain-containing protein — translation MNILITSAGRRVSLVQAFQKELKELVPEGMVMTTDFNTNLSAACQVSDKAFQLPLVDDKNYLNNLLEICINNNVKIVIPTIDTELLVLAKSINTFLKHGITPIISSEEFINVCRDKREMSTFFKERGINVAKEYSKYDYKLPLFIKPYNGSRSVDTFVIRNHEELTEYHFINKDLMFLEYLDHDVYDEYTCDLYYDKNHNLKSVTPRKRIEVRDGEVNKGITKRNALVDYIKEHLSHVEGAVGCLTAQFFKHSNEDEFYGIEINARFGGGFPLTYLAGANFPKWLIQEYFLGEEIDFYGDWKEDLLMLRYDNEILVHDYKE, via the coding sequence ATGAACATATTAATAACATCGGCAGGAAGAAGAGTATCCCTCGTACAAGCTTTTCAAAAAGAACTGAAAGAATTAGTGCCGGAAGGAATGGTTATGACAACGGATTTCAATACAAATCTATCAGCTGCATGCCAGGTTTCAGATAAGGCGTTTCAACTTCCTTTAGTCGACGATAAAAACTATTTGAATAACCTCTTGGAGATCTGTATAAATAATAATGTAAAGATTGTAATACCAACTATAGATACGGAGTTGCTGGTTTTGGCAAAGAGTATCAATACTTTTTTAAAGCATGGTATTACACCTATTATATCGTCTGAAGAGTTTATAAATGTTTGTAGAGATAAACGCGAAATGAGTACTTTTTTTAAAGAAAGAGGTATTAACGTTGCTAAAGAATACTCTAAATACGATTATAAATTGCCATTGTTTATTAAGCCTTATAATGGTAGTAGAAGTGTCGACACTTTTGTAATACGTAATCATGAAGAGTTAACAGAGTATCATTTTATCAATAAAGATTTAATGTTCTTGGAGTATCTGGATCATGATGTATACGATGAGTACACTTGCGATTTGTATTATGATAAAAACCATAACCTTAAATCGGTTACGCCTAGAAAAAGAATAGAGGTTAGGGATGGCGAAGTAAATAAAGGTATTACAAAGCGAAATGCTTTGGTAGATTATATAAAGGAACATTTAAGCCATGTAGAAGGAGCAGTAGGGTGTTTAACAGCACAATTCTTTAAGCATTCAAATGAAGATGAGTTTTACGGTATTGAGATTAACGCAAGGTTTGGCGGTGGATTTCCACTAACGTATTTGGCAGGTGCAAATTTTCCGAAGTGGCTTATACAAGAGTATTTTTTAGGCGAAGAGATTGATTTTTATGGCGATTGGAAAGAAGATTTATTAATGTTGCGATACGACAATGAGATTTTAGTTCATGACTATAAAGAGTAA
- a CDS encoding HAD family hydrolase encodes MTIKSNSLIIVFDLDDTLYKEIDFLKSAYKEIATFLSTKIDKSEASILSEMMGYYVDKKNAFKEVLDRNNIEEITVNSLLQMYRNHVPNIFLKEEVKDLLPFLKKEAYKMGLITDGRSVQQRSKLKALGLLEYFDDIIISEEFGSEKPNENNFKYFTEKYGEAYSYLYIGDNTKKDFVAPNKLNWQSICLLDDGNNIHKQSFELGKEKWPTYRIKDLIEIKEIIKN; translated from the coding sequence ATGACTATAAAGAGTAATAGTTTAATAATAGTTTTTGATTTAGATGACACGCTTTATAAAGAGATTGATTTTTTAAAATCTGCTTATAAAGAAATTGCCACTTTTTTGTCTACTAAAATAGACAAGTCTGAAGCGTCGATTTTATCTGAAATGATGGGCTATTATGTTGATAAAAAAAATGCTTTCAAGGAAGTTTTAGATAGGAATAATATAGAAGAGATAACTGTAAATAGTTTACTGCAAATGTACAGAAATCATGTCCCAAATATTTTCTTAAAAGAAGAAGTGAAAGACTTGCTTCCCTTTTTAAAGAAAGAAGCTTATAAGATGGGTTTAATTACCGATGGCAGGAGTGTACAACAGCGAAGTAAATTAAAGGCTCTAGGGCTTTTGGAATATTTTGATGATATTATTATTTCTGAAGAGTTCGGCTCGGAAAAACCTAACGAAAACAATTTCAAATACTTTACCGAAAAGTATGGAGAAGCTTATAGCTACTTGTATATAGGGGATAACACAAAAAAAGATTTTGTAGCTCCCAATAAATTGAATTGGCAAAGCATTTGTTTGCTAGACGACGGAAACAATATTCATAAACAGTCTTTTGAACTGGGAAAAGAAAAATGGCCTACTTACAGGATTAAGGATTTAATAGAGATTAAGGAAATTATTAAGAATTAA
- a CDS encoding GNAT family N-acetyltransferase, producing MELVINKILNEEDFELYLKTVESFDIINPFYKLLASNIEELLNDKLRYFTLKNDDGEVLVLMPFILRKVPYLEDGQVYYDVISPYGYSGPLFNQDMSRGHLITFWKLVDEWYKANNIISEFVRFSLNHNFQFYSGVLIPTLSNVRGAILDEETQWSNLKQKVRTNYRKGASNELRADIVDGVKPEDVERFYRIYISTMKRVNADTDYFYSLDYFKNIARLSKGKILITFIYKDDTPISTELILISGNTLYSYLGGTLMDFFNLRPNDFLKVEVMKWARKRNFKYYNLGGGRVDFDSLYSYKKSFFPNDEDVIFYTGRKIIDKEVYDKLDKIMNAEVYLEKEEVMEEENDSKISFFPAYRRNAFNR from the coding sequence ATGGAATTAGTTATAAATAAAATACTAAATGAAGAGGATTTTGAATTGTATTTAAAGACGGTTGAGTCTTTCGATATAATTAATCCGTTTTATAAGTTACTAGCCTCAAATATTGAAGAACTACTTAATGATAAATTAAGGTATTTTACTTTAAAAAATGATGATGGTGAGGTTTTGGTATTGATGCCTTTTATATTAAGAAAAGTTCCGTATTTAGAAGATGGTCAGGTGTATTACGATGTTATTTCTCCTTATGGTTACAGTGGCCCTTTGTTTAATCAAGACATGTCCAGAGGGCATCTTATAACCTTTTGGAAACTTGTTGACGAGTGGTATAAAGCAAACAATATTATATCTGAATTTGTTAGGTTTAGCCTTAACCATAATTTTCAGTTTTATTCTGGAGTATTAATTCCAACGCTATCAAATGTAAGAGGGGCGATATTGGATGAAGAAACACAGTGGTCGAATTTAAAACAAAAGGTTAGAACGAATTATAGAAAAGGGGCATCGAATGAGTTAAGGGCAGATATTGTAGATGGTGTAAAACCTGAAGATGTTGAAAGGTTTTATAGAATTTATATCAGTACCATGAAACGCGTAAATGCAGATACTGATTACTTTTATTCGTTAGACTATTTTAAAAATATAGCCCGTTTAAGTAAGGGGAAAATTTTAATCACATTTATATACAAAGACGATACGCCTATTTCCACAGAACTAATATTAATTTCAGGAAATACGCTTTATTCGTATTTGGGTGGTACGTTAATGGATTTCTTCAACCTAAGACCAAATGATTTCTTGAAAGTAGAAGTTATGAAATGGGCGCGAAAACGAAACTTCAAGTATTATAACCTTGGAGGGGGTAGAGTGGATTTTGATAGCTTATATAGTTATAAGAAGTCGTTTTTCCCAAATGATGAAGATGTTATTTTTTATACAGGTAGAAAGATTATCGATAAAGAGGTTTACGACAAGCTTGATAAAATTATGAATGCTGAAGTTTACCTCGAAAAAGAAGAGGTAATGGAAGAGGAGAACGATAGCAAAATAAGTTTCTTTCCAGCTTATAGAAGAAATGCGTTTAATAGGTAG
- a CDS encoding GNAT family N-acetyltransferase, producing MKNNPFISKEFTSVWSKHFNKSKPEIRFKFIKDLSFVKNKYLPMYTNMGKNLTNGLSYKLQMNESDYKNKVFFIYDIPEYINQSNPETGSLKLKSVKQYKGYLANLDNYTNLDDYLADNFTAKSRRKFRMYKRRLEESFNIDYKMYYGDNMTKEQYDVAFDYFNKLLKKRYTEKRINNHYLAEKKWSYLREVCYPMILSKKASLFVIFDNNTPIAVSINYIADDIDFGALTVFDIDYTKFNIGFIDIMKHLEWCIENNIRIFDFSKGDFDYKKRWGNKIYNFDYHILYDSSSVIAKLIASSLAGYFSLKQTLREKDLHTRFHKLIFLLKGNKNTNTKNFQVIKDDNEIPENDLQLIDYNTDEYAFLKKIVYDLIFNAPEAISDVNVYLVKGLEDTYCMKGKKTNIKFKLSP from the coding sequence ATGAAGAATAATCCATTCATATCCAAAGAATTCACCTCGGTTTGGTCGAAGCATTTTAACAAATCCAAACCAGAGATACGGTTTAAATTTATAAAAGACCTATCGTTCGTTAAAAACAAATACCTACCTATGTACACGAATATGGGGAAAAATTTAACCAACGGGTTATCTTATAAACTGCAGATGAACGAATCTGATTATAAGAATAAAGTTTTCTTCATTTACGATATACCAGAATACATAAACCAATCCAATCCAGAAACAGGATCATTAAAATTAAAATCCGTAAAACAATACAAAGGCTATTTAGCCAATCTGGACAATTATACAAATTTAGATGATTATCTAGCCGATAATTTCACAGCCAAAAGCAGACGTAAATTCAGAATGTACAAAAGGAGACTCGAAGAATCCTTTAACATAGACTATAAAATGTACTATGGCGATAACATGACCAAAGAACAATACGATGTTGCTTTCGACTACTTCAACAAATTGTTAAAAAAACGGTATACCGAAAAACGAATCAACAATCATTATTTAGCTGAAAAAAAATGGAGCTACCTAAGGGAGGTTTGCTACCCCATGATTCTATCTAAAAAAGCCTCTTTATTTGTTATTTTCGACAACAACACCCCTATTGCTGTATCGATTAATTATATAGCCGACGATATTGATTTTGGAGCACTAACAGTTTTCGATATCGACTATACCAAATTCAACATAGGGTTTATCGATATTATGAAACATCTGGAATGGTGTATAGAAAACAACATTCGAATATTTGATTTCTCAAAAGGAGATTTTGACTATAAAAAACGATGGGGCAACAAAATTTACAATTTCGATTATCATATATTATACGATTCGTCCTCTGTTATTGCAAAATTAATTGCCAGTTCTTTAGCCGGTTATTTCTCTTTAAAACAAACACTTCGAGAAAAAGATCTACATACGCGATTTCATAAATTGATCTTTTTATTAAAAGGAAACAAAAACACGAATACCAAAAATTTTCAAGTCATTAAAGACGATAACGAAATACCCGAAAACGATTTACAACTTATAGATTACAATACAGATGAATATGCTTTTTTAAAGAAAATCGTTTACGACCTTATATTCAACGCTCCAGAAGCTATTAGCGATGTAAATGTGTATTTAGTAAAAGGACTTGAAGACACCTATTGCATGAAAGGCAAAAAAACAAATATTAAGTTCAAGTTATCACCTTAA
- a CDS encoding GNAT family N-acetyltransferase, translating to MKTNPFTSKEFTSIWSKHFNHSKLPISFKFAEGISFVKNKYLPLYVNTGKNLTNGLSYRLNENENDYKNKVFFIYDIPEYINQSNLETGSLKLKSVKQYKGYLANLENYSDLQNYIADNFSSRSRKAFKKYIKKLEEGFNINYKMYYGNNITKEQYDFIFDNFNRLFKKRYTEKQINNHFLTKKKWNYLKELCYPMILSKKASLFVIFDEDTPINISVNYMASNIVFGALTVFNTDYSKFNLGFIDIMKHLEWCIENNFQTFDFSKGDFEYKKRWSNKAYSFDYHILYDSNSVISSSIASFLSIYFKLKQYLRDKNIHEVFHRVLFNLKGKKNKSKNKIKSIKLIPPKQ from the coding sequence ATGAAAACCAACCCATTTACATCAAAGGAGTTTACTTCAATTTGGTCTAAACATTTTAATCATTCTAAACTGCCTATAAGCTTTAAATTTGCCGAAGGCATATCGTTTGTCAAAAACAAGTATTTACCCCTTTATGTAAATACAGGCAAAAATTTAACCAACGGATTGTCATACAGGCTTAATGAAAATGAAAACGACTATAAAAACAAAGTTTTCTTCATTTACGATATACCTGAATATATAAACCAATCTAACCTGGAAACAGGTTCTTTAAAATTAAAATCTGTAAAGCAATACAAAGGGTATTTAGCTAATCTTGAGAATTACTCAGATTTACAGAATTACATTGCCGACAACTTTAGCTCGAGAAGCAGAAAAGCCTTTAAAAAGTATATTAAAAAATTAGAAGAAGGCTTTAACATAAACTATAAAATGTATTATGGTAACAACATTACCAAAGAGCAATACGATTTTATATTTGATAATTTTAATAGACTATTTAAAAAAAGGTATACCGAAAAACAAATTAACAATCATTTTTTAACCAAAAAAAAATGGAACTATTTAAAAGAGCTCTGCTACCCCATGATTTTGTCTAAAAAAGCCTCTTTATTTGTGATTTTTGACGAAGACACTCCTATTAACATATCTGTTAATTATATGGCTAGCAATATTGTTTTTGGTGCATTAACAGTTTTTAATACAGACTATTCAAAATTCAACCTAGGATTTATTGATATTATGAAACACCTAGAATGGTGTATTGAAAATAATTTTCAAACCTTCGATTTTTCAAAAGGAGATTTCGAATATAAAAAAAGATGGAGCAATAAAGCCTATAGTTTTGACTATCATATCCTATATGATTCCAATTCTGTAATATCAAGTTCTATCGCATCATTTCTGTCTATATATTTCAAATTAAAGCAATATTTAAGAGATAAAAACATTCACGAAGTTTTTCATCGCGTTCTATTTAATTTAAAAGGAAAAAAGAATAAAAGCAAGAACAAAATCAAAAGCATTAAACTTATTCCTCCAAAACAATAA
- a CDS encoding sugar transferase, which translates to MYKHILKRLIDFFAALIGLILLSPIIIFTIIFLFFANKGTPFFIHPRPGKNDKVFNLIKFKTMNDKKDENGEFLPFDQRVTKVGAFIRKYSLDELLQLINVLKGDMSLIGPRPLLVEYLPLYNETQKRRHEVKPGITGWAQVNGRNTILWVKKFEYDVWYVDNLSFMLDIKILLLTIKKVIIKEGVNNSESLNMTTFSGGDNE; encoded by the coding sequence ATGTACAAGCATATACTTAAACGTTTAATTGATTTTTTTGCTGCTTTAATAGGACTTATCCTATTATCGCCCATAATTATTTTTACGATCATCTTTTTATTCTTTGCCAATAAGGGTACACCATTTTTTATTCATCCACGTCCTGGTAAAAACGATAAAGTATTCAATCTCATTAAGTTCAAAACAATGAACGACAAAAAAGATGAGAATGGCGAATTTTTACCTTTCGATCAACGCGTTACAAAAGTAGGTGCATTTATTAGAAAGTATTCGCTGGATGAATTATTGCAATTAATAAACGTACTTAAGGGAGATATGAGCTTAATTGGCCCAAGACCACTTCTTGTAGAATACCTGCCCTTGTATAACGAAACCCAAAAAAGACGCCACGAAGTTAAACCCGGAATTACCGGTTGGGCTCAGGTAAATGGCAGAAACACCATTCTTTGGGTTAAGAAATTTGAATACGATGTTTGGTATGTAGATAACTTATCTTTCATGTTAGACATAAAAATCTTACTTTTAACAATAAAGAAAGTAATTATAAAAGAAGGCGTTAACAATTCTGAAAGTTTAAACATGACAACCTTCAGCGGAGGTGATAATGAATAA
- a CDS encoding acyl carrier protein, translating to MTREDILSKVNEAFTKILEHNNFELKDETTAHDVDGWESVTHMLIITEIENMFGIKFKLMDLMNMDNVGDLLKAIETETSNTN from the coding sequence ATGACTAGAGAAGACATTTTAAGCAAAGTAAACGAAGCTTTTACAAAAATATTAGAACACAATAATTTTGAGCTTAAAGATGAAACCACCGCTCACGATGTAGATGGCTGGGAATCTGTAACCCACATGCTAATCATTACAGAAATTGAAAACATGTTCGGAATAAAGTTTAAACTCATGGACTTAATGAACATGGACAATGTTGGGGATTTACTTAAAGCCATTGAAACCGAAACATCAAACACCAATTAA
- a CDS encoding AMP-binding protein, whose translation MNFINRLKESFKTHSSKHALCINDTFYTYQDLSDAINRIRLYIQKNINPEEKLFGLVANDDLETYASIFALWFENKGHIPINPTAPLDRNLKIFDQTDINTVLDSSKASDFSDSFEVFCTTNSDSGIDINDLKSPDFSENNIAYILFTSGSTGDPKGIPISFKNLNALLSALDKDDEYKLHHSDKCLQMYDLTFDASLTAFMPAFLSGACSYTIPGNSMKYLQVFKLLNKYELTVIKMVPAIINYLRPYFSEINAESVRYCVFGGGKLNDDIVKEWLKCIPNSKLYNHYGPTECTVCSTYYNYNINGSNKSHNGVLPIGKPLNGIEYIIINESGETVASGVQGELCLSGDQLTTGYWKNDKLNDKLFFNHTTSNGSVKRFYKTGDVCYLNEDGDLMYVERKDFQVKIRGFRVELGEIEYHIRNVINNNISVVDIDIENGNNEIALVIEGEKTDTTNLFEHLQNNLPNYMVPTKTFFLPGLPHNSNGKLDRKQLKKIIEKK comes from the coding sequence ATGAATTTTATTAATAGACTTAAAGAATCATTTAAAACCCATAGTTCAAAGCATGCTCTGTGTATTAATGATACCTTTTATACCTATCAAGATTTGTCTGATGCTATTAACAGAATTAGACTCTATATACAAAAAAACATAAACCCAGAAGAAAAGCTATTTGGCTTAGTAGCAAATGACGATTTAGAAACCTACGCCTCTATTTTCGCGCTATGGTTTGAGAACAAGGGCCACATCCCCATTAACCCCACTGCGCCATTAGACAGAAATTTAAAAATATTTGATCAAACAGATATCAATACCGTACTAGACTCATCAAAAGCGTCCGATTTTAGCGATTCTTTTGAAGTTTTCTGTACCACAAATAGCGATTCCGGCATAGATATTAACGATTTGAAAAGCCCTGATTTTTCAGAAAACAATATCGCATACATTCTATTTACAAGTGGTAGCACTGGTGATCCAAAAGGAATTCCGATAAGTTTTAAAAACTTAAACGCTCTTTTAAGCGCCTTAGACAAAGACGACGAATACAAATTGCATCATTCAGATAAATGTTTGCAGATGTACGACCTCACTTTCGATGCCTCGCTTACAGCATTTATGCCCGCTTTTTTATCAGGAGCCTGCAGTTATACTATACCTGGCAACTCCATGAAGTACTTACAGGTTTTTAAACTTTTAAATAAGTACGAACTAACAGTTATTAAAATGGTGCCTGCGATAATAAACTATCTGCGTCCGTATTTCTCCGAAATAAACGCAGAAAGCGTACGATATTGTGTTTTTGGAGGCGGCAAACTAAACGACGATATTGTTAAAGAATGGCTTAAGTGCATTCCTAACAGTAAACTTTACAACCATTACGGACCTACAGAATGTACTGTTTGTAGCACCTATTACAATTACAACATTAACGGCTCCAATAAATCTCATAACGGAGTATTACCCATAGGCAAACCCTTAAATGGTATTGAGTACATCATTATAAACGAATCTGGAGAAACAGTAGCGTCCGGAGTTCAAGGGGAATTATGCCTGTCTGGAGATCAGCTTACAACTGGATATTGGAAAAACGACAAACTAAACGATAAATTATTTTTTAACCACACGACCAGTAACGGTTCGGTTAAACGATTTTATAAAACCGGAGATGTTTGCTATCTGAATGAAGACGGTGACCTTATGTATGTGGAAAGAAAAGATTTTCAGGTAAAGATTAGAGGTTTTAGAGTGGAGCTTGGCGAAATTGAATACCACATAAGAAACGTTATAAACAACAACATAAGCGTTGTTGATATTGATATTGAAAACGGAAATAATGAAATAGCTTTGGTTATTGAAGGCGAAAAAACAGATACAACCAATCTATTTGAACACTTACAAAACAACCTGCCAAACTATATGGTTCCAACAAAAACATTTTTTTTACCGGGACTTCCACATAATAGCAATGGCAAACTAGACAGAAAACAATTAAAAAAAATAATAGAAAAAAAATGA